The Oleiphilus messinensis DNA segment CTGTTCTCCTTTTGGGGGAGCGCAACGATTCGACACGCTGAAACCCATGAAAGCTTTTCGAGTTGGTTTTCCAGTTCGGCCAGGTTGATTCGCTTCTCTTCAATTTTTACAATCCGGTCCAATCTACCCCTGAGTTGAAAGGTGGTTGTTGTCAGCGATGATATTTCATCATCAGTATCGTACCAGTCCGGGCCAATAAAGGGTGAACGGATACTCAGACGGTTATTGACCGGTTGCTGTTTTATTTCGATTGCTGGGAAGCGGTGCCAGACCTGCTGATTAACATCTGTTTGCTGGCGCCAGGCGATACCGCCTGTTTCCGTACTACCGTAGACTTCAATGGGATACTGGTGTAGTTGGTCTGACAGTATTTTGGCGTGTTCATAATGCAGGGGGCCACCAGATGAAAATAGTTGCTGCAGGTTTTCATGGTAGGGTTGCAACACATTGTCGGAAACCAATCGGCTCAAAAAAGCCGGACTACTAACGAGTGTTACCCGGGATTCTGTGCTCAGGTGTTGTGCCAGTGTTTCCGGATATATCAGTGTTTCACGGCTTATCGGGCGGCCCAGGCTCAAAGGCCAAAGTAGCCGAAACAGTAAACCGTAAATGTGCTGATGCGAGACCGTGGAGAGTATTGAAGAATTCTGAAGCGGCCACTTTTTTTGTAATACCTGAACTTCGTTTTCCAGCTGGTGCATCCGTTTTGATATGGCTTTTGGCTTGCCCGAAGAGCCGGATGTAAACATCAACAGCTTGCCAGTGTGAATATTGTTGAGGCGCCGGGCTAGTAAGTCCAGGAGAGCCTGAGTATCGAGGACACGGGGAATGTCCCCGAGATTAATATGGGGTAGTGCTAAACCCGGTTTGTCAATGGTATCGGGGGTGATTGCCTGTTCATAGCAGTCACGCAAATCTGCGATGTATTCCGGGAGGTCATTCTGGGGTAATACAACACGCTTGCCAGCACAAAGTAGCGCGAAGAAGTAGCTTGCAAACCAACCCGTGTCCGGGTGGAACAATAGCCAGTCTGTTTCGTTTCTGTTTTCAAAATACTCGGTCAGAAGTGCGAGGCGTACTGCCCAGTCCTTACCCGATACACAAGTAGATGAACCGAAAAAAAGGGTCGGCTGCTTTAGCAGTGAATTCAGGTTAATCATGCTGTTTTATAAAAAAGTAGCGGTACAGCCACTCTGAGGTGATGAGTGTGCCTAATAGAATGTACGCAATAAATCCGTTATACCAGGTCCATAGGGAGAGTGACCCCCAAAAAATGGTGTAGCTGGTGAAGAAACTGTTTGCGATAAAGTAACCGCACCAGATTTGGGTAACCCGGCGAGTATAGCGCACGCCTTCAGGAGACAGCTCCGGATCTTGCATTCGTGCAAAGCGTTCTATGATCGTTGGTGGGTGGTTTAGTGACCATGCGAAGATCGACAGCATCGCGAGATTGATGATCAGTGGATAGAGTCGGACGCCGATTTCACTTTCTTGTAGTGCAGATAGAATGAGCACGATAAAAGCAATGAGGGTAATCGTTGCAGTGGGTTTGCCCAGTGGGCTGGATATTTCACTGTGCTTGCTTCGAAACAGAAACAGGCGTGCCGCTAACAGACTGGCAAGGAGTGCCGCAACCCAGGAAACCGGGAAAAACTGCAATCCGGTGAAAACAATCACCGGATAGAGCATCAATGCGATCAGGAAAATGCCTTGTAGAAATTTTTTTTGCATAGGGCTTCGTCATCAAGCGGCGCAGGATGGCACACAGTGTTGGCCTAAAGCCCCAGCAATTCAGCAGTACAGTCTACAACATCTTGTAATGTCCGAACCGATTTGAATTGCTCTGGGTCGATCTTTTTTCCGGTAAGTTCCCGAATTTTAACCGCTAAATCCACTGCATCGATGCTGTCCAGGTCAAGGTCTTCAAACAGCGATGCTTGCGGTGTAATGTCTTCTGCGTCCAGGTCAAACTCGTCAATCAGCACCGTTTTCAGTGTGCTGTAAATCTGTTCCTTGTTTTCCATATACCATTACTCTGATTTGAAGTTGGCTTTGACAAAACTTGCCAGGGAATTAACTGAGGCAAAGTGCTGTTTTGCAACCTCTGAGTCGGGATCCAGTTTGATATTGTAAGATTTCTTAATCGCCAACCCCAGTTCCAGTGCGTCAATCGAGTCTAAACCCAGTCCTTCGATGAACAGTGGTTCATCATCAACAATATCTT contains these protein-coding regions:
- a CDS encoding phosphopantetheine-binding protein, whose product is MEQLKNEIKELIIQTLDLEDTSPEDIVDDEPLFIEGLGLDSIDALELGLAIKKSYNIKLDPDSEVAKQHFASVNSLASFVKANFKSE
- a CDS encoding acyl carrier protein — encoded protein: MENKEQIYSTLKTVLIDEFDLDAEDITPQASLFEDLDLDSIDAVDLAVKIRELTGKKIDPEQFKSVRTLQDVVDCTAELLGL
- a CDS encoding COG4648 family protein; its protein translation is MQKKFLQGIFLIALMLYPVIVFTGLQFFPVSWVAALLASLLAARLFLFRSKHSEISSPLGKPTATITLIAFIVLILSALQESEIGVRLYPLIINLAMLSIFAWSLNHPPTIIERFARMQDPELSPEGVRYTRRVTQIWCGYFIANSFFTSYTIFWGSLSLWTWYNGFIAYILLGTLITSEWLYRYFFIKQHD
- a CDS encoding AMP-binding protein, which encodes MINLNSLLKQPTLFFGSSTCVSGKDWAVRLALLTEYFENRNETDWLLFHPDTGWFASYFFALLCAGKRVVLPQNDLPEYIADLRDCYEQAITPDTIDKPGLALPHINLGDIPRVLDTQALLDLLARRLNNIHTGKLLMFTSGSSGKPKAISKRMHQLENEVQVLQKKWPLQNSSILSTVSHQHIYGLLFRLLWPLSLGRPISRETLIYPETLAQHLSTESRVTLVSSPAFLSRLVSDNVLQPYHENLQQLFSSGGPLHYEHAKILSDQLHQYPIEVYGSTETGGIAWRQQTDVNQQVWHRFPAIEIKQQPVNNRLSIRSPFIGPDWYDTDDEISSLTTTTFQLRGRLDRIVKIEEKRINLAELENQLEKLSWVSACRIVALPQKENSTRTILGAAVTLSNNGHAILEQKGRRSLIRTLKAELTRYFEAVTIPRKWRFLTALKTNAQGKYIDSDIIPLFALKEVAAKDSQNLTPKDTQCSTNKVKTP